In the genome of Tripterygium wilfordii isolate XIE 37 chromosome 19, ASM1340144v1, whole genome shotgun sequence, one region contains:
- the LOC119986070 gene encoding uncharacterized protein LOC119986070, which yields MFGGGRGMRGGAGGGSVSRVVGTAVKRAGVASGSSLQEPISSSSGATSPTAVSRPTHRPNSSNNLSISSSGSSPFSPFSVPLSAGSGVPTCWSGFGAGSGSCCDEFEWVFIDGSEDERALGFVDDFVIGPVPSADEVQYAVSALQQVCDVAPYSQHVRDKYAYNSDRNGANRIPSFTDLVDPVSSVGLDLNWVEPSQHYYNSRMLQCQGRDRVYDAFHLLQTEPFVQKMVISLSSDKAVWEAVMNNDVVRQLRESYYSDESINQKSSDEPSDESNPAVNIVRWIFENTKAKVMEVIDNIMKLTNELFKPSDEEKTAKGGTDPFQEKLKTSFLLSIVVLLIVVVSRAHRA from the exons ATGTTCGGTGGAGGCAGAGGTATGAGAGGTGGAGCAGGAGGCGGCAGCGTGTCGAGGGTTGTTGGTACGGCCGTTAAAAGGGCTGGTGTTGCCTCTGGGAGTAGTCTCCAAGAACCCATATCTTCCTCTTCAGGAGCCACTTCACCTACTGCTGTTTCTAGGCCTACCCATAGGCCTAATTCGTCCAATAATCTTTCTATTTCATCTTCTGGGTCGtctcctttttctccatttagtgttcctttaTCCGCCGGTTCTGGTGTACCCACTTGTTGGTCTGGTTTTGGTGCTGGGTCTGGCTCTTGCTGTGATGAGTTCGAGTGGGTGTTCATTGACGGAAGTGAGGATGAGAGGGCTCTTGGGTTTGTCGATGATTTTGTCATTGGGCCTGTGCCTTCTGCAGATGAAGTTCAATATGCTGTTTCTGCTCTTCAACA GGTCTGTGACGTTGCCCCGTACTCTCAGCATGTCAGGGATAAGTATGCTTATAATTCCGACAGGAATGGAGCAAATCGTATTCCAAGTTTTACTGATTTGGTGGATCCAGTTTCTTCGGTTGGATTGGATTTAAATTGGGTGGAGCCTTCTCAGCATTATTATAACTCAAGAATGTTGCAATGTCAAGGACGAGACAGAGTTTACGATGCTTTTCATCTATTACAGACTGAGCCGTTCGTCCAG AAGATGGTCATTTCGTTATCTTCTGATAAAGCTGTTTGGGAAGCTGTTATGAACAATGATGTGGTTCGACAACTCAGAGAGTCATATTATTCAG ATGAAAGCATTAATCAAAAGAGTTCAGATGAGCCATCTGATGAATCAAATCCAGCAGTAAACATCGTTAGGTGGATTTTTGAGAATACAAAGGCTAAAGTCATGGAAGTAATCGATAATATTATGAAGCTTACAAATGAGTTGTTCAAACCCTCAGACGAGGAGAAGACGGCAAAAGGAGGCACGGATCCATTTCAGGAGAAGCTGAAAACTTCATTTCTGCTATCCATTGTGGTCCTGCTGATTGTGGTCGTCTCTCGAGCCCACAGGGCTTGA